One window of the Lycorma delicatula isolate Av1 chromosome 3, ASM4794821v1, whole genome shotgun sequence genome contains the following:
- the LOC142321508 gene encoding uncharacterized protein LOC142321508, giving the protein MFHTNCIFLVILVCFVSTITAKNYNLKKNPHHNEKMIPDNYVSTVNSNCSSEASCTSCSTLRLCYPNPTGPGYIDYKTVECNGTTPFCDKDSGSCSSTPTPDCRTKDEFICLHDGTFPNPNNCSRYYTCKNLRSYSFECSNNNYYYYYYNDCRPYGCYNFYCSGYNGRKIYYSGSSNIYTYCIGGLPTLVNRCEVNSYLNETSQRCEPYCESEGFLRDENDCTKYYRCNRETYGYKRTQLQCPEGEAYSTYEFRCLPLSQIPSCNPSSASLAITLFDK; this is encoded by the exons atgtttcatacaAATTGTATATTCTTAGTTATATTG gtgtGCTTTGTGTCTACAATTACtgctaaaaattacaatttgaaaaaaaatcctcatCACAATGAGAAAATGATACCTGATAATTATGTTTCTACTGTGAATTCTAATTGCTCCAGTGAAGCTTCATGCACTAGCTGTTCTACTTTACGACTGTGCTATCCAAACCCAACTGGCCCTGGATACATAGACTACAAAACAGTGGAGTGTAATGGCACAACACCATTTTGTGATAAAGATtctg gtaGTTGTTCTTCAACACCAACACCTGACTGTAGAACAAAGGATGAGTTTATATGTTTACATGATGGGACATTTCCAAATCCAAACAACTGTTCTAGATATTACACTTGTAAAAATTTACGAAGTTACTCCTTTGAGtgtagcaataataattattattattattactataatgacTGTCGTCCTTACGGTTGTTACAATTTTTACTGTAGCGGATATAACGGGCGAAAAATATACTATTCAGGATcatcaaatatatatacttactgCATCGGTGGTTTGCCTACTTTAGTTAATCGCTGTGaagtaaatagttatttaaatgaaacaagCCAACGATGTGAACCTTATTGTGAGTCAGAAGGATTTTTGCGAGATGAAAATGATTGTACCAAATATTATCGATGTAACAGAGAAACATATGGTTACAAAAGAACCCAATTACAGTGCCCAGAAGGAGAAGCATACAGCACATATGAATTTCGTTGTTTACCTCTGTCGCAAATACCATCGTGTAACCCTAGTTCAGCAAGTTTGGCAATaactttatttgataaataa